One window of Sphingomonas sp. KC8 genomic DNA carries:
- a CDS encoding relaxase/mobilization nuclease domain-containing protein encodes MIIKGGSRAGPQQLAAHLQRTDTNEHVSVLELHSGLDDLAATFRDWQTLSEATRGRKGLYHVNIDPDARYDMTPQQWARAVEVLEHELGLEGQPRAVVLHEKKGRQHIHIVWARTDLETMTMRSDGNNYLAHERASLKLEREFGHEHVPGKHAKRDRTQQPEFPRADVNHGEHQRAERTGQSIADRRAQLATLREASDGGMAFKAAVEDAGYILAQGDKRDFVLIGPEGSVYSLSRELKMKAAEVRAFMADVDRNTLPTASEAAQQRRADVGTAAPNDDMPPAPVDDIAPAPEPQPVPEVIDVPELSPAVEAALAERQQQEANKLVAWHHAELGQLEHVLSLEADDKLTWLARHQQVERDVFKSEQKRTGIDGYINALQNRLNPGRGAEQRQARDKAWKQMHARHARERADLKTLLDQNSAEHIEELKERHDQQQRDQQAGFALERTRYAEDAARAARLLEQVEEDRREAERQRQQGRAADPPSRHLK; translated from the coding sequence ATGATTATCAAAGGGGGATCACGCGCCGGACCACAGCAACTTGCCGCCCACCTTCAGCGGACGGACACCAACGAACACGTCAGTGTGCTGGAATTGCACTCCGGCCTTGATGACTTGGCTGCGACGTTCCGCGACTGGCAAACGCTGTCGGAAGCCACGCGCGGCAGGAAAGGCCTCTATCACGTCAACATAGACCCGGATGCGCGCTATGACATGACGCCCCAGCAATGGGCGCGAGCGGTGGAGGTGCTGGAACATGAATTGGGGCTGGAAGGCCAGCCCCGCGCCGTGGTGCTGCACGAGAAGAAAGGCCGCCAGCACATCCATATCGTCTGGGCGCGTACCGACCTTGAAACCATGACGATGCGGTCGGACGGTAACAACTACCTTGCCCACGAACGCGCCAGCCTAAAACTCGAACGCGAGTTCGGACATGAGCATGTGCCCGGCAAACACGCCAAGCGGGATCGCACCCAGCAGCCAGAGTTTCCCCGCGCCGATGTCAACCACGGCGAACACCAGCGGGCCGAGCGCACCGGCCAGAGTATTGCCGACCGCCGCGCCCAGCTTGCCACCTTACGCGAAGCCAGCGACGGCGGCATGGCGTTCAAGGCCGCCGTGGAAGATGCAGGCTATATTCTGGCGCAGGGTGACAAGCGGGATTTTGTGCTGATCGGCCCGGAGGGCAGCGTTTACAGCTTGAGCCGCGAACTCAAGATGAAGGCCGCCGAAGTTCGCGCCTTCATGGCCGATGTAGATCGGAACACACTCCCCACGGCCAGCGAGGCGGCGCAGCAACGCCGCGCCGATGTGGGAACCGCAGCACCCAACGATGACATGCCACCCGCGCCGGTCGATGACATCGCACCCGCGCCAGAGCCGCAACCAGTCCCGGAAGTCATCGACGTGCCGGAATTATCGCCCGCCGTCGAAGCCGCGCTTGCCGAGCGCCAGCAGCAGGAGGCCAACAAGCTGGTCGCATGGCATCATGCCGAGTTAGGCCAGCTTGAACATGTCTTGTCCTTAGAGGCCGACGACAAACTGACATGGCTTGCCCGGCACCAACAGGTCGAGCGCGATGTTTTCAAGAGCGAGCAGAAGCGCACCGGCATCGACGGCTATATCAACGCCCTGCAGAACCGCCTCAATCCGGGGCGCGGCGCGGAGCAGCGCCAAGCCCGCGACAAAGCATGGAAACAGATGCACGCGCGGCACGCCCGCGAACGCGCTGACCTCAAAACCTTGCTCGACCAGAACAGCGCCGAACACATCGAGGAATTGAAAGAGCGCCATGACCAGCAGCAGCGCGACCAGCAGGCAGGCTTTGCCCTTGAGCGTACCCGCTATGCCGAAGACGCTGCCCGCGCAGCGCGATTGCTTGAACAGGTGGAAGAAGATCGCCGCGAGGCCGAACGGCAGCGGCAGCAAGGGCGCGCGGCAGACCCGCCGTCCAGACACCTAAAGTAA
- a CDS encoding calcium-binding protein — MAREAGQTDGTGYAISGNASLYKTLDAWNYVTGSWGVLEINQGAGAGTTLSATVDAYPSGKTESQNNANDITEALRAAGNGKSLTEIWDMMCDFADQIGQQEYTYDPGPLLPVGVGTNSNSLISSVLSLAGLDIDQHVIGSLPSQGFPGSDTILTGTDDDYLRGFNGNDVFKSSGGGNDVLHGGDGTIVRSYLSDGRDTVLYYGYDSVAIKDDGNHWSVEKTLDYEEYTDTLYSIESFGSKIFQIINKIDFSDASSGKHFKDATDSDIDDAMETVGDGIESFVRVDVDGIEVEFFNFGTYIGTTYADRFDLNQIIGRVFDGGSGKDVIDYSEVNDTFVVNMRPDQRIAYASSAPSVTDSIQSIETVIGAQDHANTFVGALGSLDENDPTFMGGAYFANNWGYSNLLTYVGGSQADTYEFDFEDDKGVVYIRDNGSGDTDRVAISNVPPGWIDESTSMHHGFMVLQNIEKDGDNIVSLTIFREDYLTGQSLQLRISSDIEEIEINGLTIGMANLLMSMHYNSGAYYVAPLDAYVGLSLARLHDTVYNSGPINNGESYDENLAPTFDSNGQSTGVAVSSAIGGTWTTPEIATESHHGWMVTGVTSDSGYTTLNTTSALKEIFFAEGITAEDVRFTATSSGVDNAGLTIHIDRLNYSLSVAGFEGGRTVSGIGFYDSALHAHVSSAAAVSLVGTAPGQYQVRLSGETSYTPNAVSATYFLEALNFADSTVIDLLNAPLTFKGSALNETLYGLNTRGDLIFGLAGNDTIYGYGGADVLHGGDGADALHGGDGNDTLYGDGGIDALYGGEGNDVLYGGDGNDNLNGENGNDTLHGGAGNDNLRGGTGDDTYVFARVFSATTAGDIIYENAADGFDTIFFTDGIEADEVYSWTDTSGFLWMQVGGAAATNTLKAQGSYAAATGITTRIEQVTFDDATVWDLTQGLHLRNNDTARALYGTIYADTIEGGSAADNIYGLGGNDTLIGHGGNDALRGGAGDDTYIFARNFSGTTAGDIIYENVDEGNDTIFFTDGIDASEVYSWTDTSGFLWMQVGSAAATNTLKAQGSYAAVTGITTRIEQVVFDDETVWDLTQGLHLRNNDTARTFYGTVYGDTLEGGSASDHIYGLGGNDTLIGHGGNDTLRGGDGDDTYVFATGFSLNATGDRIVETATGGTDTILFTDGIGADDMFSWTDTSGNLWLQLAANPVSNTLKIDGAYSASTGITTYVENVVFDDATAWDLTQGLYLRNNDTGRQMYGSALGDWIEGGAGADTLRGFGGDDTLIGRGGNEDLYGGSGADTFVFRAVDVGNGIDTLRDFSMADNDVIDLRDVLDGGFDPMTDALSDFVQFTNAGSHSQLRVDLDGAGTLYGWTHIATVNGHTNLDATTLEANGYLLAA; from the coding sequence GTGGCGCGTGAGGCTGGTCAAACGGATGGCACCGGATACGCGATATCCGGCAATGCTTCGCTTTATAAAACGCTAGATGCTTGGAATTATGTGACTGGAAGCTGGGGTGTTCTTGAGATCAACCAAGGGGCTGGTGCGGGCACGACACTGAGCGCCACTGTGGATGCGTACCCATCTGGGAAAACCGAGAGTCAGAACAACGCGAATGATATAACTGAAGCTCTAAGGGCAGCGGGCAACGGCAAAAGCCTGACTGAAATCTGGGATATGATGTGTGATTTCGCTGATCAAATAGGTCAGCAGGAATACACTTATGATCCCGGCCCACTCCTTCCGGTAGGTGTCGGAACAAACTCAAATTCCCTGATTTCTTCCGTTTTGTCATTGGCTGGATTGGATATCGACCAACATGTTATCGGCTCTTTACCGTCTCAAGGGTTTCCCGGAAGCGATACAATTCTAACCGGAACAGATGATGATTATCTAAGAGGATTTAACGGGAACGACGTGTTCAAAAGTTCTGGTGGCGGGAACGACGTTTTGCACGGCGGTGACGGCACGATTGTAAGAAGTTATCTTAGCGATGGCCGAGACACAGTTTTGTATTATGGGTACGATTCCGTTGCCATTAAGGATGACGGGAACCATTGGAGCGTAGAAAAAACTCTCGACTACGAGGAATATACAGACACTCTATATTCTATAGAGTCTTTCGGTAGTAAGATTTTTCAAATAATCAATAAAATTGATTTTTCGGATGCGTCCTCTGGAAAGCATTTCAAAGATGCAACTGATAGCGATATCGACGATGCCATGGAAACTGTCGGGGACGGCATAGAATCATTTGTCCGCGTTGACGTTGATGGAATCGAGGTCGAGTTCTTTAATTTCGGGACATACATAGGAACCACATACGCAGACCGGTTCGACCTGAATCAGATTATCGGGCGAGTTTTCGACGGTGGCAGCGGCAAGGATGTGATTGACTATAGTGAAGTTAATGACACCTTTGTAGTCAACATGCGCCCCGACCAGCGTATCGCCTATGCCTCATCCGCACCCAGCGTGACGGATAGCATCCAGAGCATCGAAACCGTGATCGGCGCTCAGGACCACGCGAACACCTTTGTAGGTGCGTTAGGTAGCTTGGACGAAAACGATCCCACGTTTATGGGAGGCGCTTATTTTGCCAATAATTGGGGATACTCAAACCTCTTAACGTATGTCGGCGGCTCGCAGGCTGATACGTATGAGTTCGATTTCGAAGATGATAAGGGCGTCGTCTACATCCGCGACAATGGATCGGGCGATACTGACCGTGTTGCGATCTCAAACGTCCCGCCGGGCTGGATTGATGAATCTACCTCAATGCATCATGGATTCATGGTTCTTCAGAATATTGAAAAGGACGGGGACAATATTGTTTCACTTACAATTTTCCGCGAAGATTACCTAACTGGCCAGTCCCTTCAGCTAAGAATATCCAGTGATATTGAAGAAATAGAAATCAATGGCCTGACCATAGGTATGGCCAATCTTTTGATGTCTATGCACTATAATTCAGGTGCCTACTATGTGGCACCTCTAGACGCGTACGTTGGTTTGAGCTTAGCGCGTTTGCACGATACCGTCTACAACAGCGGCCCCATCAATAATGGCGAGAGTTATGATGAAAATCTCGCCCCGACATTTGATAGCAATGGCCAGTCAACAGGTGTCGCTGTTTCATCTGCGATTGGTGGTACATGGACGACGCCGGAGATTGCAACCGAAAGCCATCACGGCTGGATGGTGACGGGAGTCACCAGCGATAGCGGCTACACCACGCTGAACACGACAAGCGCGCTGAAGGAGATTTTCTTTGCCGAAGGCATCACGGCAGAGGATGTTCGCTTTACCGCCACCTCCAGCGGTGTCGATAATGCTGGCCTCACCATTCATATCGACAGGCTCAATTATTCCTTGAGCGTTGCTGGGTTTGAGGGTGGCCGCACCGTGAGCGGCATCGGCTTCTATGACAGCGCCCTACATGCGCATGTCAGCAGTGCCGCCGCTGTTTCGCTGGTGGGCACGGCTCCGGGGCAATACCAAGTGCGACTAAGCGGCGAGACCAGCTATACGCCGAACGCCGTATCAGCGACGTATTTCCTTGAGGCGTTGAACTTCGCAGATTCTACCGTGATTGATCTTTTGAACGCCCCCCTGACGTTCAAAGGCTCGGCATTGAATGAAACCCTTTACGGCCTCAACACGCGCGGCGACCTCATTTTTGGCCTTGCCGGAAATGACACGATCTATGGCTATGGCGGTGCAGATGTGCTGCATGGTGGCGATGGTGCTGACGCGCTGCACGGCGGCGATGGTAACGACACGTTGTATGGTGACGGCGGCATAGACGCCCTTTACGGTGGTGAAGGCAATGATGTCCTTTACGGCGGTGACGGCAACGACAACTTGAACGGCGAGAATGGCAACGACACGCTGCATGGCGGCGCAGGGAATGATAACCTGCGCGGCGGCACCGGCGATGATACGTATGTTTTTGCCCGCGTTTTCTCCGCAACCACGGCTGGCGATATTATCTACGAGAATGCGGCAGACGGGTTTGACACGATTTTCTTCACAGACGGCATCGAAGCGGATGAAGTATATAGCTGGACCGACACCAGCGGCTTCCTCTGGATGCAGGTCGGCGGCGCAGCGGCAACCAATACGCTGAAAGCGCAAGGCAGCTATGCCGCCGCAACCGGCATCACCACCCGCATCGAGCAGGTGACGTTTGACGACGCAACCGTCTGGGATTTGACGCAGGGTTTGCATCTGCGGAACAACGATACCGCACGTGCCCTGTACGGCACGATCTACGCCGATACGATTGAGGGCGGCAGCGCGGCAGACAACATCTACGGCCTTGGCGGCAACGATACTCTGATTGGCCATGGCGGCAATGACGCCCTGCGCGGCGGTGCTGGCGATGATACCTATATATTCGCCCGCAATTTCTCCGGCACGACCGCTGGCGATATCATCTACGAAAACGTTGACGAAGGAAACGACACGATTTTCTTCACGGACGGTATCGACGCCAGCGAAGTGTATAGCTGGACGGACACCAGCGGCTTCCTTTGGATGCAGGTCGGCAGCGCGGCAGCGACCAACACGCTGAAAGCACAAGGCAGCTATGCCGCCGTAACCGGCATCACCACCCGCATCGAGCAAGTCGTGTTTGACGACGAAACCGTCTGGGATTTGACCCAAGGCCTGCACCTGCGCAACAACGACACCGCGCGCACATTCTACGGCACGGTTTACGGCGACACGCTGGAAGGTGGCAGCGCTTCTGACCATATCTACGGCCTTGGCGGCAATGACACCCTCATCGGTCACGGCGGCAACGACACGCTGCGCGGCGGTGACGGAGACGATACTTACGTCTTTGCGACCGGATTTTCTCTCAACGCGACGGGAGATCGCATCGTAGAAACGGCCACCGGAGGAACGGATACGATCCTCTTTACGGACGGCATAGGCGCAGACGATATGTTTAGCTGGACGGACACCAGCGGCAACCTGTGGCTCCAGCTTGCAGCCAATCCCGTCAGCAATACGTTGAAAATCGATGGCGCATATTCTGCATCGACTGGCATCACGACCTATGTCGAAAATGTGGTGTTTGACGATGCGACGGCTTGGGATTTGACGCAGGGGCTGTACCTTCGCAACAACGACACAGGCCGCCAGATGTATGGCTCTGCTCTGGGAGATTGGATCGAAGGCGGCGCTGGCGCGGATACGCTGCGCGGATTTGGCGGTGACGACACCCTGATAGGTCGTGGCGGCAATGAGGACCTGTATGGCGGTTCAGGTGCCGATACCTTCGTCTTCCGCGCGGTGGATGTGGGGAATGGCATCGACACCCTGCGGGATTTCAGCATGGC
- a CDS encoding type IV secretory system conjugative DNA transfer family protein, with protein MRRAARLRASAMVVLMLVLMACAIPATAQGTKSQPQDQTTPEPPGQYFADRNKLADLMVESVRNERRFSAQEISTEEWRAGFQRINPQTDAILKRWRARDLERVMHNDATNLARERVNAINKQYGYGPRAPTLWESAQYLFFQQGPVFLHMLWQSLPVLLLGGLLVIFVLVQIKAHFGSWGRGRQDEAAPEVSDNYGTARYADVRTSLADADAGFLGVFFGKSSAPKLKAVPVDEQQGAPILSTPEHHTLIVARTRTGKGTRVIVPTLLRYSGSAIVIDPKGENAAITARIRRETLNSAVHVINPWGELTDAFKERGLTPATFNPLDVLVRDDPNAVAVAQGLAGAVCPSPPGDKDRFWTGSAANVLTAVLLWITDQPGEQKTLARAREIVSLSRKDFTDRFLVPMAASSAFGWAIKEMVSPYLDLAQETYSGIMSNLSEATKFLSDPQVKAATAVSSFDMADLIREAVTVYLVIPPDRIDTQRTWLRLMTTAAMHTFKRYPLKGRPPHRCMILMDEFPALGRIEDLPRDIATMSGYGIDFTLIVQGLDQLKDLYGAAAGTILSNCAYKWFCNVNDLESANYLSETLGKTTVQTVGHGEGQNLGPGGAGHSENVNYGETGRPLLMPDEVLALGRDVAIVLNPDDRPHYVRPVDYWRMPEAFASLASVYPHLYWQPPLAYDDNPYFVRSQKTDGDPKGRQSGGERQRAASSNGQMTRADALDILGLSEGATEAEVRAAWKRLMTKVHPDTGGSARFAQMLNAARDVLTSRGDGTKRA; from the coding sequence ATGCGGCGGGCGGCACGCCTTCGCGCCTCCGCGATGGTCGTGCTGATGCTGGTGCTTATGGCTTGCGCCATCCCCGCCACCGCGCAAGGCACCAAAAGCCAGCCACAGGATCAAACAACGCCCGAACCGCCGGGGCAATACTTTGCCGACCGGAACAAGCTTGCAGACCTGATGGTGGAGTCTGTCAGGAATGAGCGCCGTTTCAGCGCACAAGAGATCAGCACAGAAGAATGGCGGGCAGGATTCCAGCGGATCAACCCGCAGACGGACGCGATCCTCAAGCGGTGGCGGGCACGCGATCTTGAACGCGTCATGCATAATGACGCAACCAATCTTGCCCGCGAACGGGTGAACGCGATCAACAAGCAGTATGGCTATGGCCCCCGTGCGCCGACTTTGTGGGAATCGGCACAGTACCTGTTTTTCCAGCAAGGACCGGTATTCCTGCACATGCTCTGGCAGAGCTTGCCCGTCCTGCTGCTGGGCGGGCTTCTCGTGATATTCGTCCTGGTGCAGATCAAAGCGCATTTCGGGTCATGGGGCAGAGGCAGGCAGGACGAGGCCGCGCCAGAGGTATCCGACAATTACGGCACAGCCCGGTATGCAGATGTCCGCACCAGCCTTGCCGATGCGGACGCCGGTTTCCTTGGCGTATTTTTCGGCAAGAGCAGCGCACCCAAACTCAAGGCCGTGCCAGTGGATGAGCAACAGGGAGCACCGATCCTGTCCACGCCGGAGCATCACACCTTGATCGTGGCGCGGACGCGCACCGGCAAAGGCACGCGCGTCATCGTGCCCACGTTGCTGCGCTATAGCGGATCGGCGATCGTCATCGACCCCAAGGGCGAGAACGCCGCCATCACCGCCCGCATCCGGCGCGAAACCCTGAATAGCGCCGTGCATGTCATCAACCCGTGGGGCGAACTGACCGACGCTTTCAAAGAGCGCGGCCTGACGCCCGCGACCTTTAACCCGCTGGACGTGCTGGTACGCGACGACCCGAATGCCGTCGCGGTCGCGCAAGGCCTAGCCGGAGCGGTCTGCCCGTCGCCACCGGGCGACAAGGACCGCTTCTGGACAGGCAGCGCGGCCAACGTCCTGACTGCCGTGCTGCTATGGATCACGGATCAGCCGGGCGAGCAAAAGACGCTCGCCCGCGCCCGCGAGATTGTCAGCCTCAGCCGCAAGGATTTCACGGACAGATTCTTGGTGCCCATGGCCGCGTCGAGCGCCTTTGGCTGGGCGATCAAGGAAATGGTCAGCCCGTATCTCGATCTCGCGCAGGAAACCTATTCCGGCATCATGTCCAACCTGTCGGAGGCCACCAAGTTTCTGTCCGATCCGCAGGTGAAGGCCGCCACGGCGGTATCATCGTTCGACATGGCCGACCTGATCCGCGAAGCCGTGACGGTTTATCTGGTGATCCCGCCCGACCGCATCGACACGCAGCGCACATGGTTGCGGCTGATGACCACGGCGGCGATGCACACCTTCAAGCGGTATCCGCTCAAAGGGCGGCCACCACACCGCTGCATGATCCTGATGGACGAGTTCCCCGCGCTGGGCCGGATCGAAGACCTGCCGCGCGACATCGCCACCATGTCCGGCTACGGCATCGACTTCACGCTGATCGTGCAAGGGCTGGATCAGCTTAAAGACCTTTATGGCGCGGCGGCGGGCACGATCCTGTCCAACTGCGCATACAAATGGTTCTGCAACGTCAACGACCTTGAGAGCGCCAATTACCTGTCAGAGACGCTGGGGAAGACGACGGTGCAGACCGTCGGCCACGGTGAAGGTCAGAACCTCGGCCCCGGCGGCGCAGGACACAGCGAGAACGTCAATTACGGAGAAACCGGCAGGCCGCTGCTGATGCCCGACGAGGTGCTGGCCTTGGGGCGCGACGTGGCGATTGTGCTCAATCCCGACGACCGCCCCCACTACGTCCGGCCCGTCGATTACTGGCGTATGCCGGAAGCTTTCGCATCCCTCGCCAGCGTCTATCCGCACCTCTACTGGCAACCGCCGCTCGCCTACGACGACAACCCGTATTTTGTGCGCAGCCAGAAAACGGACGGCGACCCGAAGGGTCGCCAGTCCGGCGGCGAGCGCCAGCGAGCCGCATCTTCAAACGGACAAATGACGCGCGCGGATGCGCTCGACATTCTCGGTCTGTCCGAAGGCGCGACGGAGGCCGAAGTACGCGCCGCATGGAAGCGGCTCATGACGAAGGTGCATCCCGATACCGGCGGCTCTGCCCGTTTCGCACAGATGCTCAACGCGGCCCGCGACGTGCTGACCTCTCGCGGCGATGGAACCAAGCGGGCGTGA
- a CDS encoding plasmid mobilization protein yields the protein MTDGGPSDRRKSEKRQRTDTIYARVTPAEKAALLSRADKAGMTAAAFTRAALIGEAGPRAQRRMPADAIALRQVLGHLGKTGSNLNQIARYLHTGGDTHTVLLDIQAALADLAHLRTVIYDVLGKEPDGAAAAPIPPAPSPPPEPPAPAARPAPSKFIRPPRP from the coding sequence GTGACTGATGGCGGCCCATCCGACCGACGCAAGTCCGAGAAGCGTCAGCGCACGGACACGATCTACGCCCGCGTCACGCCTGCCGAAAAGGCAGCCTTGCTCTCTCGCGCCGACAAGGCGGGTATGACCGCCGCCGCGTTTACCCGTGCGGCGCTCATCGGCGAAGCCGGTCCCCGCGCACAGCGGCGTATGCCAGCCGACGCGATCGCGCTCCGTCAGGTGCTTGGCCATCTTGGCAAGACCGGCAGCAATCTGAATCAGATTGCCCGCTACCTGCATACGGGCGGCGATACCCACACCGTCCTGCTCGACATACAGGCGGCGCTTGCCGACCTCGCACACCTGCGCACCGTCATATACGACGTGCTGGGCAAAGAGCCGGACGGCGCAGCCGCCGCGCCGATACCGCCCGCACCATCGCCGCCGCCGGAACCTCCCGCACCAGCGGCAAGGCCTGCGCCGTCGAAATTCATCCGTCCACCACGGCCATAG